Proteins encoded by one window of Mariniplasma anaerobium:
- a CDS encoding aldose epimerase family protein, whose product MKNELLIEKQNSSKGLLEIITMTNDNAEVVLISNGAGIFSYEYLGKDLVITPASIESYIKDSAYYGKTIGRTSGRLVMPSFKIDDKEYPIKAYNSKYTQLHGGATGFSKRNFFVTHVDKNDEFVKVVLRYVSKDLEEGFPGELTLDVAYQLNLDGYLDITHDATSTKDTLCNITNHAYFNFDQSQATIYNHEIKVNASHYLDIDDDNIIKAKKDVSNTAFDLRKTTNFKSAIDKMQNTSFSGFDHTWIFDSNENDIKAKVYDPATKIGLNLYTSYPAVVIYTHNVVSGIDLKGPFDAKAKHCSFTLECQFEPGGIHHKGLNQAILRKNEHYHHTIKFEPYKK is encoded by the coding sequence ATGAAAAATGAATTATTAATTGAAAAACAAAACTCGTCTAAAGGTTTACTAGAAATTATCACAATGACAAATGACAATGCAGAAGTTGTATTGATATCCAATGGTGCAGGGATTTTTTCATATGAGTATTTAGGCAAAGATTTAGTCATTACACCAGCCTCAATTGAAAGCTATATTAAAGATAGCGCATATTATGGGAAGACCATAGGTAGAACAAGTGGACGTTTGGTTATGCCAAGTTTTAAAATAGATGATAAAGAATATCCAATCAAGGCATATAATTCAAAATACACTCAACTACATGGTGGAGCAACAGGATTTTCAAAAAGAAACTTCTTCGTGACTCATGTCGATAAAAATGATGAATTTGTTAAAGTTGTTTTAAGATATGTCTCAAAAGATTTAGAAGAAGGCTTTCCTGGAGAACTAACTTTAGATGTAGCTTATCAATTAAATTTAGATGGATATCTAGATATTACGCATGACGCAACATCAACAAAAGATACTTTATGTAATATTACCAATCATGCATATTTTAATTTTGATCAAAGTCAAGCAACGATATACAATCATGAAATTAAAGTAAATGCTTCTCATTATTTAGACATAGATGATGACAATATCATTAAAGCAAAAAAAGATGTGTCAAATACAGCATTTGATTTAAGAAAAACAACAAATTTTAAATCTGCTATAGATAAAATGCAAAACACATCATTTAGTGGATTTGATCACACATGGATTTTTGATTCAAATGAAAATGATATAAAAGCCAAAGTTTATGATCCAGCAACAAAAATCGGATTAAATTTATATACATCATACCCTGCGGTTGTAATCTATACGCACAATGTTGTATCAGGTATTGATTTAAAAGGACCTTTCGATGCTAAAGCTAAACATTGTTCATTCACATTAGAATGTCAGTTTGAACCAGGTGGCATACATCATAAAGGCCTAAATCAAGCGATTTTAAGAAAAAACGAACACTATCATCACACTATTAAATTTGAACCATATAAAAAATAA
- a CDS encoding QueT transporter family protein has product MKNFELKDFIKQSTIASIYVVLVFIFQFLSFETIQFRIAEFLLILVFFDKKSIVGLLIGTFLANYLMSPYGLVDALFGTLASFLALVLMMIFSKYKLISLIFPALSNALVIGLMISLMNDIPFLPIASWVFLGEAVVMYVVGYPLYIYFNKNKHFKEMMGS; this is encoded by the coding sequence ATGAAAAACTTTGAATTAAAAGATTTTATTAAGCAATCAACGATTGCTTCAATTTATGTCGTATTGGTCTTCATTTTCCAATTTTTAAGCTTTGAAACCATACAGTTTAGAATTGCTGAATTTTTGTTAATTTTAGTATTTTTTGATAAAAAAAGCATTGTTGGATTATTAATAGGTACATTTTTAGCCAACTATTTGATGAGTCCTTATGGTTTAGTCGATGCATTATTTGGAACACTAGCAAGTTTCCTAGCACTAGTTCTTATGATGATATTTAGTAAATATAAGCTCATTTCACTCATATTCCCAGCATTAAGTAATGCTTTAGTTATTGGATTAATGATATCACTGATGAATGATATACCATTTCTTCCAATTGCTTCATGGGTATTCTTAGGTGAAGCAGTTGTTATGTATGTTGTTGGATATCCTTTATACATTTATTTTAATAAAAACAAACACTTTAAAGAAATGATGGGAAGCTAA
- the tgt gene encoding tRNA guanosine(34) transglycosylase Tgt, producing MSIKFEVLHTCKQSGARLGRLTTPHGVFETPFFMPVGTQATVKTLTPEEIKEVSEGLILGNTYHLWLQPGADIVKAHGGIRGFMKWDGALLTDSGGFQVFSLSKTRKITEEGVHFKHHKNGSDLFMSPEDSIRVQEDLGADIIMSFDECPPPYETYDYMKDSVDRTLRWAKRGKVALTTDQALFGIVQGGLNKELRKYSAEELMKMDFPGYSIGGLSVGETKEEMYDMTKFLNPILPFDKPRYLMGVGSPDDLVENVINGIDMFDCVLPTRIARHGTALTTQGKVVIKNATYEKDYETLDPGLQTHVSKYTRSYIRHLFKGNEILGMRLVTYQNLAYLKHLMTEIRKAIKEDRLLDFKEEMKKNTNYFKTK from the coding sequence ATGAGCATTAAATTTGAAGTATTACATACGTGTAAACAAAGTGGAGCAAGACTAGGTAGACTGACCACACCTCATGGTGTATTTGAAACGCCTTTTTTTATGCCAGTGGGGACACAAGCAACTGTAAAAACATTAACACCTGAAGAAATTAAAGAAGTTTCTGAAGGCCTTATATTAGGAAATACATATCATTTATGGCTTCAACCAGGTGCAGATATTGTTAAAGCACATGGTGGCATTAGAGGATTTATGAAGTGGGATGGAGCACTATTAACAGATAGTGGTGGATTCCAAGTTTTTTCTTTAAGTAAAACAAGAAAAATTACTGAAGAAGGTGTGCATTTTAAGCATCATAAAAATGGATCAGATCTTTTCATGTCTCCCGAAGATTCGATTAGAGTTCAAGAAGACTTAGGTGCGGATATTATTATGAGTTTTGATGAGTGTCCACCTCCATATGAAACTTATGATTACATGAAAGATTCAGTAGATAGAACTTTAAGATGGGCTAAAAGAGGAAAAGTTGCACTAACAACTGATCAAGCACTTTTTGGTATTGTCCAAGGTGGATTGAATAAAGAGTTAAGAAAATATAGTGCTGAAGAACTCATGAAGATGGATTTTCCAGGATATTCTATTGGTGGATTGTCTGTTGGTGAAACAAAAGAAGAAATGTATGACATGACAAAATTTCTTAATCCAATTTTGCCATTTGATAAACCTAGATACTTAATGGGTGTTGGTTCACCTGATGATTTAGTAGAAAATGTAATCAATGGAATTGATATGTTTGACTGTGTCCTACCTACAAGAATTGCAAGACATGGGACAGCTTTAACAACTCAAGGAAAGGTTGTTATTAAAAACGCGACCTATGAAAAAGATTATGAAACACTTGATCCTGGATTACAAACACATGTTTCAAAATATACTAGAAGTTATATTAGACACTTATTTAAAGGAAATGAAATCTTAGGAATGCGATTAGTCACTTATCAAAATTTGGCTTATTTAAAGCATTTAATGACAGAAATTAGAAAAGCAATTAAAGAAGATCGTCTTTTAGATTTCAAAGAAGAGATGAAGAAAAACACGAATTATTTCAAAACAAAATAA
- the ftsZ gene encoding cell division protein FtsZ codes for MVFGETDNFNQKPIIKVIGVGGGGGNAINRMIENDVKGVVFVAMNTDAQVLKVSKAETRVQLGKYLTRGLGAGAKSEVGKEAALESIDEIEDVLKDADMVFITAGMGGGTGTGAAPIIAKKAKEMGCLTIGIVTKPFAFEGPARMQAAIYGLEELKPHVDTLIVVPNERLLAVSGPTTQLLDAFRESDNVLRQGVQGIAEIIAIPGLINVDFADVKTVMENKGTALMGIGISSGEDRAIEAARKAIHSKLLEVSIDGATDAIVNITSGTNITLIETEQALSEIRNATDRDLNIIYGTTVNEDLDDEMIVTVIATGYELKAKGSTIENLALEIFNKTSEEQMQITDEGLKRKSEDDDDEDDDDEDNDPGVKPGQKRNLPSWLVKKSKF; via the coding sequence ATGGTATTCGGAGAAACAGATAATTTCAATCAAAAACCAATTATAAAAGTTATTGGTGTCGGTGGCGGCGGCGGTAATGCAATCAATCGTATGATTGAAAATGATGTCAAAGGCGTCGTTTTTGTTGCCATGAACACAGATGCTCAAGTTTTAAAAGTATCGAAAGCAGAAACACGTGTTCAACTTGGTAAATATTTAACTAGAGGATTAGGTGCTGGAGCAAAATCAGAAGTCGGTAAAGAAGCCGCTCTCGAATCTATTGATGAAATAGAAGATGTTTTAAAAGATGCTGATATGGTTTTCATCACTGCTGGTATGGGTGGCGGAACTGGAACAGGTGCTGCACCAATAATCGCTAAAAAAGCTAAAGAGATGGGTTGTTTAACAATTGGTATTGTAACAAAACCATTTGCTTTTGAGGGACCTGCAAGAATGCAAGCCGCTATATACGGTCTTGAAGAGTTAAAACCTCATGTAGATACATTAATTGTTGTTCCTAATGAAAGATTACTTGCTGTATCAGGACCTACAACACAATTATTAGATGCATTTAGAGAATCTGATAATGTATTGCGTCAAGGTGTACAAGGTATTGCAGAAATTATTGCTATTCCTGGTTTAATCAATGTGGATTTTGCTGATGTTAAAACAGTTATGGAAAATAAAGGGACTGCTTTAATGGGTATTGGGATTTCTTCAGGCGAAGATCGTGCGATTGAAGCTGCAAGAAAAGCAATACATTCAAAACTCTTAGAAGTTTCTATTGATGGAGCAACTGATGCCATTGTTAATATTACTTCTGGAACAAACATTACATTAATTGAAACAGAACAAGCATTATCTGAAATAAGAAATGCAACAGATAGAGATTTAAATATCATTTATGGTACAACTGTAAATGAAGATCTTGATGACGAAATGATCGTAACAGTTATTGCAACAGGTTATGAACTTAAAGCAAAAGGATCAACAATTGAAAATCTTGCATTAGAAATATTTAATAAAACTTCAGAAGAACAAATGCAAATTACTGATGAAGGTTTAAAACGAAAAAGTGAAGATGATGACGATGAAGATGATGACGATGAAGATAATGATCCTGGTGTTAAACCTGGTCAAAAAAGAAATCTACCATCTTGGCTTGTCAAAAAGTCAAAATTTTAA